Proteins from a single region of Artemia franciscana chromosome 2, ASM3288406v1, whole genome shotgun sequence:
- the LOC136043905 gene encoding uncharacterized protein LOC136043905 produces the protein MRKKIINKRWLNLKYRKVLLGEQDKDNLSNGSKISEEFSANPLIDDSNKLGNGSGSYGVDCPDTNTEIDLSGIPDGNCIVNLRYFLAEVISAFRHKISCDHGKLIIKQLEKKGLKTELKVKCNKCNWEKRIKGEPECPATSVKEYISSFTDQTQVAFSEKKSSLKGCLNSKAVWGAMGSGGGYSTLCEFFGVLGVKPMSRIVYSRMERQLGNAWMNSLSEILLENGREALKSAIHDDRYKEDSYWTKVICDGGWNKRSKGHDYSAKGCVAVIIDAFSKKTVICWHKK, from the exons atgaggaagaaaattatcaacaaaaggtggctgaatttaaaataccg aaaggtgctgcttggagaacaagataaagataatttgtcaaatggatcaaaaatttcagaagaattttcagcaaatcctctcatagacgattcaaataaattgggaaacggtagtggttcttacggtgttgattgccccgatacgaatactgagatagacttatctggaattccagatggaaactgcattgtgaatctaaggtatttccttgctgaagtaatttcagcattcagacacaaaatcagttgcgatcacggaaaattgattataaagcaattagaaaagaaaggcctgaaaactgaactgaaagttaagtgtaataagtgtaactgggaaaagaggattaaaggtgaaccagaatgtccagcaacaagcgtaaaagaatatatttcaagttttacggaccagacacaggttgctttttccgaaaaaaaatcaagtcttaaaggctgcttgaattcgaaggctgtttggggagccatgggtagtggaggagggtattctacactgtgtgaattcttcggggtgcttggagtgaaaccaatgtcacgaatagtttattcccgtatggaaaggcagcttggtaatgcttggatgaatagtttatcggaaattttgctagaaaatggacgagaggccttaaaatcagccattcatgatgataggtataaggaggactcatactggacaaaagtgatatgtgatggaggctggaataagcgtagcaaaggacacgattattcggccaaaggatgtgttgcagttatcatagatgcattttcgaaaaaaactgttatatgttggcataaaaaataa